The sequence TCCGGCGGCACGGCGGCCGGCGCGAAGTGGGCGGTGTCGACGCCGTTCGGGATGACGCGGATCCGCGCTTCCGGCGCGCCGAGGCGCTGGACCAGATGGTCCTTCACCTCCGGGCTGACCGCGATGGTCACGTCGCCCCAGCGGCTCACGCGCCGCCAGAACCAGCCGGCGTTGTAGACGCCGTGATAGGTCGTCACCAGCGGCATGTCGAGCCCGCGCCGCGCCGTCTCGCTCACCCACGCCGGGATGCGGGCGTGCGCGTGCACGACGTCGGGCGCCTCCGCGCGCAGGGCCCGCCGGACGTGAAGCCAGGCGCGCAGGACGTCCAGCGGCGAGCGGCTGGCGAGCGGCGCGCGGAGGTGGCGGATGCCGGCCGCGGCCAGGCGATCGACGAGGCGGCCGCCGGCCGAGACGACGACGGGCGTCCACCCGTGGCGCCGCAGGCCCTCCGCCAGGGTGACGACGTGCGTCTCGGCGCCGCCGAGGTCGAGGGCCATGGCCAAAAGCATCACCTTGCGCGCCACCGCCGCGTCACCGCTCCCGCAACCGGATGGATCAAGAATTGTCTACATTTTCCGTCGAACACGCCGCGCCATTCCGTTCTATGATCACGCACGAACCGGCGCGGGACAAGGCGCCGCGTAAGTTTACAAGTTTCTTACAAGGTCGCCATCGCGAAGGAACGGCCCGGATTCTGTCGAACAGCGGAGGGTGCGGCTGCGCCGGACAAGCCCGCCCTGGATCGATGTTTGCTGCGATCCGGGAAACGGCGCCGGCTCGACCGCGACGCCGCGGCTGTCGCCGTGCCCTTGAGAGCGAGGTGGCCGGTACGATCACGCTGATCGGCGTTTCCAAAGTGTATCCGCCCCGCCGGCCTGCACTGGTGGACGTCAACGTCCACGTCGAGAAAGGCGAATTCGTGTTTCTCACCGGTTCCTCCGGCGCGGGCAAGACCACCTTCATGCGCCTCCTGTATCGCGAAGAAGTTCCGACGGAAGGCCAGGTCATCGTCAACGGGCGAGACCTGAATCGGATTCGGCCCCGCCACGTGCCCTACCTCCGGCGCCAGATCGGCGTCGTGTTCCAGGATTACAAGCTTTTGCCCGAACGCACCGTGTGGGACAACGTGGCCTTTCCGCTGGTGGTCACGGAGTGGTCCCCGAAGGAGATCGAACGGCGGGTGCCGGCGGTGCTGGAGCTCGTCGGGCTGAAGGACCACGCGCAGGCCCTGCCCCGGGAGCTTTCCGGCGGCGAGCAGCAGCGGGCCGCCCTCGCGCGCGCCATCGCCCTGAACCCGAGCATCCTGCTGGCCGACGAGCCCACGGGCAACCTCGACCCGGCGAACGCCAACGCCATCATGGATCTGATCGAGGAAGTCAACCGCATGGGGACCACGGTGATCGTCGCCACGCACGCCGAGACCATCGTCAACCGCATGCGGCGGCGCGTCGTGCACCTGCACCTGGGACGCGTCGTCAGCGACGAGGATCCCGGGAGGTACCGCCATGAGGCTTAGGACATGGGGGTATTACCTGCGCGAGGCGCTGAAGGGGATCCGCGTCAACGGCCTCATGAGCCTCGCGTCCGCCAGCACCGTGGCCATCTCGCTTCTGGTGCTGGCCTTGACGCTGATCCTGGCCGTCAACCTTCAGCACATGACGGACGTGCTGGAGAGCCAGGTGCAGATCGTCGCCTATTTGCAACCGGACTTCGACCGCCAATGGACGGACGAG is a genomic window of Clostridia bacterium containing:
- a CDS encoding glycosyltransferase, whose protein sequence is MARKVMLLAMALDLGGAETHVVTLAEGLRRHGWTPVVVSAGGRLVDRLAAAGIRHLRAPLASRSPLDVLRAWLHVRRALRAEAPDVVHAHARIPAWVSETARRGLDMPLVTTYHGVYNAGWFWRRVSRWGDVTIAVSPEVKDHLVQRLGAPEARIRVIPNGVDTAHFAPAAVPPDVDGVSREDRPVIVHVSRLDEVVEPALALCDAAAALASRWPRLRALIVGGGRGEAAVAARAR
- the ftsE gene encoding cell division ATP-binding protein FtsE, which translates into the protein MFAAIRETAPARPRRRGCRRALESEVAGTITLIGVSKVYPPRRPALVDVNVHVEKGEFVFLTGSSGAGKTTFMRLLYREEVPTEGQVIVNGRDLNRIRPRHVPYLRRQIGVVFQDYKLLPERTVWDNVAFPLVVTEWSPKEIERRVPAVLELVGLKDHAQALPRELSGGEQQRAALARAIALNPSILLADEPTGNLDPANANAIMDLIEEVNRMGTTVIVATHAETIVNRMRRRVVHLHLGRVVSDEDPGRYRHEA